In Rutidosis leptorrhynchoides isolate AG116_Rl617_1_P2 chromosome 2, CSIRO_AGI_Rlap_v1, whole genome shotgun sequence, one genomic interval encodes:
- the LOC139894002 gene encoding uncharacterized protein: MVTQSGLGSLLKILPPVDFCCVYGSSLHPNNNDKSSMEDYILGVSNPQQWHYENLKMNRDHYASWMASLGGAKLITKVSDQIGVGVHFNPFISWNNKMYKYGVVSMNDLSHDMLNWDRFYLGGRLQKPVRIIVDNMDIEKVNLVNLRAASSAALLLLPSKFTERELYAKICSLSYMGDLRMLFAEDKNKVKKIVDGQFELFRNMYKPLVDEYASDQLLSLSSCGDHQMNISQDCSLSATSSIVSFLPASIRSHMGIDVPELKTGQISKITIGSREEVAACMQKVLRRRVMVSSARQAVAGFITVGAVHGIRYLGKKMKKAWSSSM; this comes from the exons ATGGTAACTCAAAGTGGTCTTGGGAGCCTGCTGAAAATTCTACCTCCAGTAGACTTCTGTTGCGTATACGGCTCAAGTCTCCATCCTAATAATAATGACAAG TCATCAATGGAAGATTATATTCTTGGTGTATCAAATCCTCAACAATGGCATTACGAA AATCTAAAAATGAACCGGGATCACTACGCCTCATGGATGGCGTCTCTTGGTGGAGCAAAACTG ATTACTAAAGTTTCAGATCAAATTGGCGTTGGTGTACACTTCAACCCATTTATATCTTGGAACAACAAG ATGTACAAGTATGGGGTTGTTAGTATGAATGATTTATCTCATGATATGCTGAATTGGGATCGATTTTACCTTGGTGGTCGTTTACAAAAACCT GTGCGTATAATTGTAGACAATATGGACATAGAAAAGGTCAACTTAGTCAACTTAAGGGCTGCCTCCTCTGCTGCACTTCTACTTTTGCCCTCAAAATTCACAGAG AGAGAACTTTATGCAAAAATATGCAGCTTATCATATATGGGTGATTTGCGCATGCTGTTTGCAGAGGATAAAAATAAA GTGAAAAAGATAGTTGACGGTCAATTTGAATTGTTTAGAAATATGTATAAGCCGTTAGTCGATGAGTATGCAAGTGATCAACTCTTGAGCCTCTCGTCTTGTGGTGATCATCAAATGAACATATCCCAG GATTGTAGCTTATCTGCAACGTCATCTATTGTTTCGTTTCTTCCTGCATCTATAAGAAGTCATATGGGGATCGATGTACCGGAACTGAAAACTG GTCAAATTAGTAAAATCACAATTGGATCACGAGAAGAAGTTGCTGCATGCATGCAAAAGGTTTTGAGACGTAGAGTTATGGTTTCAAGTGCAAGACAAGCAGTTGCTGGTTTCATAACCGTTGGAGCTGTTCATGGAATTAGATATCTGGGTAAAAAGATGAAAAAGGCTTGGTCATCTTCGATGTAG